A stretch of the Ostrea edulis chromosome 9, xbOstEdul1.1, whole genome shotgun sequence genome encodes the following:
- the LOC125659815 gene encoding E3 ubiquitin-protein ligase TRIM71-like, whose product MHPRRSAQEVLLCDLCETVPLQSHCKLCHLNLCINCVGKHLSDSSKDHNVVPFIKHIQPTPNYPKCPKHAEKHCELHCEECNIPVCITCVSSGKHKGHDMSDILEKLSAKTESLQKDLEELEKRIYPRYEEMASGVQTEKAELETKYGKLTTAADQQGELLHREIIAIVNQQKSAITEMKTKHLDALNKNTETIAQKMAELKQIMSDLKSMLKSNDVSLTSTYKSRNSEFRTLPPKVRVTVPSLSAQKINKDQLNEMFGSLPPLSINTEHGDTMKSAEAVSSPPVKPLLDEPRVTATIDTGYKKTLFGKLSSVSCLSEEQVWTCGENDTMKLLNLQSELLTSIHTKSEYTPQDIAVTRDGDLVYTDNYDNTINLIKNKQIQTVITLQGWRPRYVCCTAGNDLLVTMISDDRKQSKVVRYSGSTEKQSIQFDDQGRPLYSSDNNTKYLSENRNLDICVADRSASAVVVVNQSGKLRFRYTGHPSNTGQSFNPVGITTDSQSHILTADYLNHRIHILDQDGQFLRYIHCDLESPWGLCVDIRDNLFVAEPITAKVKKIQYL is encoded by the coding sequence ATgcatccccggcgcagtgcccaggaagtcctactgtgtgacctctgtgaaactgtccccctacagagtcactgtAAACTTTGTCATTTAAATCTTTGCATTAACTGTGTAGGTAAACATCTCTCAGATTCCTCGAAAGATCACAATGTCGTGCCCTTTATAAAACACATCCAGCCTACTCCTAACtacccaaaatgtccgaaacacGCCGAAAAACACTGCGAACTTCACTGCGAGGAATGCAACATTCCTGTCTGTATTACCTGCGTCTCTTCAGGtaaacacaaaggtcacgatatgtcagatattctggaaaaactcagcgctaaaacagaaagtttacaaaaagatctAGAGGAATTAGAGAAGAGAATTTATCCCCGGTATGAAGAAATGGCGTCCGGTGTGCAAACTGAAAAAGCCGAGTTAGAAACGAAATACGGGAAACTGACCACAGCCGCTGACCAACAAGGAGAACTCTTACACCGGGAGATCATCGCCATTGTCAACCAGCAGAAATCCGCCATTACggagatgaaaactaaacatctgGACGCGctaaataaaaacacagaaacaatcgcacagaaaatggcggaactcaaacagatcatgtccgacttgaaatcaatgctaaaatcaaatgacgtctccttaacctctacttacaaatctaggaattccgaatttagaacattaccgcctaaagtccgagttACAGTACCCAGTTTGTctgctcagaaaataaacaaagatcagctcaatgaaatgttcgGTTCTCTgccgccattatccattaacacggaacatggcgacacaatgaagtcagcagaagctgtatcgtctcctccagtcaaaccactgcttgatgagccgcgcgtcaccgccaccatagacacaGGGTATAAGAAGACTTTGTTTGGCAAACTAtccagtgttagctgtctgagtgaagagcAAGTCTGGACATGCGGGGAGAACGACaccatgaagctgctcaacctccagagtgaactactgacatcaatacacaCCAAGTCAGAGTACACACCAcaggacatagcagtgacacgggacggagatcttgtttatactgacaaTTATGATAACACTataaacttaattaagaataaacagatacagaccgtgatcacactacaggggtggagacctcgctatgtctgctgtaccgcgggtaacgacctcctggttaccatgatcagtgatgatagaaaacaatccaaagtcgtgcgttactccggctccacagaaaaacaaagcattcagtttgatgatcagggtcgtcctctctactcaTCTGATAATAACACtaaatacctcagtgagaacaggaacctggatatctgtgtggctgaccggtcagctagtgcagtagtggtggtcaatcagtcaggaaaactccgatttagatacactggtcatccctctaataccggGCAATCATTTAATCCagtcggcatcactacagacagccagagtcacatcctgacagcagactatctcaatcaccgtatccacatcctagatcaggacggacagttcctccgttacattcactgtgatttagaGTCTCCATGGGGtctatgtgtggacatcagagacaacctctttgtggctgagcctatcactgctaaagtgaagaaaatccaatatctataa